From the genome of Anaerolineales bacterium:
CAGTACGACGGCCAGAATCGAAATCACCGTGGCCGTCACATCCTCGGCGACGCTCACCGGGACGTTGCCGACGCCGGCCGTCGTCGCCGTGACCGTCGGGCGGACGGCGGCCGACTTGGCCACGTGCACGCTGCCCGAAACCAGGATGCCGGCGATGATCGCCAGCACGGGATGGGGTCTGGATGGCATCGTTGACGTGATTGACGGCGGGCACTTTATCCACGAAGAATTCGATCACCCCCAGAATCACCAACACGGCGATCGTCCACCAACTGGTGAGCGGTTCCCACGTTTCAGACAGCGTGATCCAATCCGTGAAGCGTGCCATCAGCGCCACGATCAACAGCGGCACGTACGCGTTCAGGCCTGCACTTGCCGAAAGGCCGAATGCCGCAAATAATCCCGCGATACTTTCCACCAACTTCCCCTCCGCTTCTCGAGCAACATCCGATTCGAGTCAATCGATACTGCTTATACCACACATTTCTCGTGCCGCGAATCCCGTACGGCGAGAATGGAAACGCTTAAAAATGAAAACCCGCCCATGTTCCCGTTAACGTGTAGCGAAGCAAATCGATGGCTCCGATCTGGATCACGGCCAGCGTCAATCCGATCACAATGGGCGTGAATAAATCCCGCCAGCGTTCGGCTCGATTTTCCCGGCGCGAGACAGCCAACACGACCGATGTGTAAACGATCGTCAATATGAGGAACGCGGACAGCGTGCTGGCGACCGCCAGCGGATAGAGAACCAACGGATTTCCATCGAGAACGAAAGCCACAAGGATGGCGGCGATAAGCAGCAGCAACCCCAAATCCTTGAACGAACGCAGCACCGGCTCGTTTTGGGCATCCTTCCAGGAAAACTGGCTGAAAGCCGGGTACACCAGAGTCGCCAGAGAGATTCCCACCAATGTGCCCGTGATCAAGCGCAGCATGTTGCTCGGATGGTAAACGCCGGAGGCCATCGGCAGGAGCTGCAAGTACGAATTGAGCCCGTCGACGGCCCAGATGGCGGCGAAGCAAATGAGGGCCGCAGATACAGCCTTATCGGGATAACGGCCCGCTTTCGTCCGGCGGGTGATATAAAAACCGAGGCCGATCAGCACACCGAGATACATTCCTGTGCAGCGTGCGCAGAGCGGCATCTGCCGCGTGCCGAGTTGGAAAGAGCGCAGGTCGATGCGATGGCACAATGCATATCCGACAGCGTCCGCTTTCCCCAGCAAGCCGTCTGGCGTGTATAGAAGCCACGTTACAAACACGATGATGGCGATCAATACGGCAAACGTTCGAGGGACGAAGGCACGTTTTGGCCGCTCCGGAACCCCTTCGCTCGAGGTGTACATGCCGTCATTATAGCGGAATCTCACTGAGACGATGGAAAATGCTCCGCGAAGCAATCATTGCCCTCGATCCAACAGGATACGATTCCTTGACGGTGCGA
Proteins encoded in this window:
- a CDS encoding DUF2085 domain-containing protein, which gives rise to MLRGAFSIVSVRFRYNDGMYTSSEGVPERPKRAFVPRTFAVLIAIIVFVTWLLYTPDGLLGKADAVGYALCHRIDLRSFQLGTRQMPLCARCTGMYLGVLIGLGFYITRRTKAGRYPDKAVSAALICFAAIWAVDGLNSYLQLLPMASGVYHPSNMLRLITGTLVGISLATLVYPAFSQFSWKDAQNEPVLRSFKDLGLLLLIAAILVAFVLDGNPLVLYPLAVASTLSAFLILTIVYTSVVLAVSRRENRAERWRDLFTPIVIGLTLAVIQIGAIDLLRYTLTGTWAGFHF
- a CDS encoding DUF4126 domain-containing protein, which encodes MPSRPHPVLAIIAGILVSGSVHVAKSAAVRPTVTATTAGVGNVPVSVAEDVTATVISILAVVLPVAIAALIIMFTAFVVWWLWRRANVERATKD